CAAACCTAGTAGCTCAATAGAGGGAATTGAAAGTTTGACCAAGGATTTAAACTTGAGAATTCTAGATTTTGACGAGAATACAAGTAAAATATTTGCCAAAATTAAAATAGAATTAGAAAAGATTGGTCAGAGGTTGGAGGATTTTGATTTAATGATTGCAGCGACGGCAATCCAAAACGATATGGTTCTGGTGACGAACAACTTAAAACATTTTAAGAGAATAAAAGGTTTAAAAATATGGACACAATAAGCTTTAATGATTTTGAAAAAATAGACATTAGGATTGGTACTGTTGTTGAAGCATCTGTTCCTGAGTGGAGTCACTGGGTGATGAAAATAAAAGCAGATTTTGGAGAAGAGCTAGGAATAAAACAAGCCTTTTCTGGAATAATGAAGTTTTACAAACCAGAAGACTTAACAGGAAAGCAGTTTCCATTCGTAGTTAATTTAAAACCCAAAACAATAGGGCCTGAAAAAGAGTTAAGTGAAGTGATGATGGTAATGGCAGTACCCAAAGAAGATGAAGAGACTCCAACAGTTTTATTCAGTCTTCCTGAAGTTGTTCCGAATGGGACAAAGGTTCGCTAAATACTAAATTCTTGTGATATACTCACATACGTATAAACTATGAAGCTAAATCAAGTCAAAAAAGAAACAAAGAATGTTTCTACTGGTGAACCAAAGAACTCCAAAAAACCTGCCAAAAAACAAGTAACTGTAAAATTTAAAGTAAATATTTGGACTGTGGTTTTTGGGATACTCCTAATTCTTTTTTTTGTACCCCCTCTTTTTTCAATGTTTGGAATTTCAAATGTAGACACTAAAATTGATCTGTC
This bacterium DNA region includes the following protein-coding sequences:
- a CDS encoding tRNA-binding protein, with amino-acid sequence MDTISFNDFEKIDIRIGTVVEASVPEWSHWVMKIKADFGEELGIKQAFSGIMKFYKPEDLTGKQFPFVVNLKPKTIGPEKELSEVMMVMAVPKEDEETPTVLFSLPEVVPNGTKVR
- a CDS encoding type II toxin-antitoxin system VapC family toxin, with product MSKYLIDTNIFVDLLRDNLDIQNFSVKGDLATCSITLCELYYGAEKTSKPSSSIEGIESLTKDLNLRILDFDENTSKIFAKIKIELEKIGQRLEDFDLMIAATAIQNDMVLVTNNLKHFKRIKGLKIWTQ